The Lycium barbarum isolate Lr01 chromosome 12, ASM1917538v2, whole genome shotgun sequence genome includes a region encoding these proteins:
- the LOC132622565 gene encoding uncharacterized protein LOC132622565 isoform X1 encodes MEAESSSQKPQMQITASRLSVSSCSSLLMAFLFALSAYFQFNDPDWYFWFPLYALACLVNIVNGFTKIARIALCMGTILFLKVVTEDVRFHQGISGIWSFDMRERVVREKIGSGLVILSMSLLLQKGNPNNTKLSNHIEFVNLGCNRLWPLLCFLFALKARNEVLILQQFIV; translated from the exons ATGGAAGCAGAATCATCTTCTCAAAAACCTCAGATGCAAATCACAGCATCAAGATTGTCAGTTTCTAGCTGTTCTTCATTATTAATGGCCTTCCTTTTTGCTCTCTCTGCATATTTCCAATTCAATGACCCTG ATTGGTATTTCTGGTTTCCCCTATATGCACTGGCTTGCCTTGTCAACATAGTCAATGGGTTCACAAAAATAGCCAGAATTGCACTCTGTATGGGGACCATCTTATTCCTCAAAGTTGTCACTGAAGATGTTCGTTTTCATCAAGGAATATCTGGAATTTGGTCATTTGATATGAGGGAGAGAGTAGTGAGGGAAAAGATTGGAAGTGGACTTGTTATCCTCTCCATGTCTTTACTATTGCAAAAAGGAAACCCTAATAATACAAAACTTTCAAACCATATTGAATTTG TCAATCTTGGTTGCAATAGGTTATGGCCTCTCTTATGCTTTCTTTTTGCTCTCAAAGCCAGAAATGAAGTTTTAATCTTACAACAGTTTATAGTCTAG
- the LOC132622565 gene encoding uncharacterized protein LOC132622565 isoform X2, whose product MEAESSSQKPQMQITASRLSVSSCSSLLMAFLFALSAYFQFNDPDWYFWFPLYALACLVNIVNGFTKIARIALCMGTILFLKVVTEDVRFHQGISGIWSFDMRERVVREKIGSGLVILSMSLLLQKGNPNNTKLSNHIEFGQSILVAIGYGLSYAFFLLSKPEMKF is encoded by the exons ATGGAAGCAGAATCATCTTCTCAAAAACCTCAGATGCAAATCACAGCATCAAGATTGTCAGTTTCTAGCTGTTCTTCATTATTAATGGCCTTCCTTTTTGCTCTCTCTGCATATTTCCAATTCAATGACCCTG ATTGGTATTTCTGGTTTCCCCTATATGCACTGGCTTGCCTTGTCAACATAGTCAATGGGTTCACAAAAATAGCCAGAATTGCACTCTGTATGGGGACCATCTTATTCCTCAAAGTTGTCACTGAAGATGTTCGTTTTCATCAAGGAATATCTGGAATTTGGTCATTTGATATGAGGGAGAGAGTAGTGAGGGAAAAGATTGGAAGTGGACTTGTTATCCTCTCCATGTCTTTACTATTGCAAAAAGGAAACCCTAATAATACAAAACTTTCAAACCATATTGAATTTG GACAGTCAATCTTGGTTGCAATAGGTTATGGCCTCTCTTATGCTTTCTTTTTGCTCTCAAAGCCAGAAATGAAGTTTTAA